A single region of the Ornithorhynchus anatinus isolate Pmale09 chromosome 6, mOrnAna1.pri.v4, whole genome shotgun sequence genome encodes:
- the AIFM1 gene encoding apoptosis-inducing factor 1, mitochondrial isoform X1, with product MSMFPRLAALVRAGPGPAGQRGRPAGPSWRRWNGPLELTPASQMSTSGPPGGRVNSSGLFLFVGLSALGAGAYAYRTVKEDQRRYEERLAGLGRTPEEKRAAAAAGRPGAAGPPVPAPAHAPFLLIGGGTAAFAAARSIRARDPGARVLIVSEDPDLPYMRPPLSKELWFSDDPHVTETLRFKQWNGKERSIYFQPPSFYVSAQDLPHTENGGVAVLSGRKVVQLDVRANVAKLSDGAQISYEKCLIATGGTPRNLPAISRAGPDVKKRTTLFRKIEDFRALEKISREGKSVAVIGGGFLGSELACALGRKARASRSAAEVVQVFPESGNMGKILPGYLSDWTTDRVRQEGVKVLTGAVVQAVNFRGGKVVVELKDGRKVETDHIVAAVGLEPNVELAKSGGLEVDSDFGGFRVNAELQARSNIWVAGDAACFYDLKLGRRRVEHHDHAVVSGRLAGENMTGAAKPYWHQSMFWSDLGPDVGYEAIGLVDSSLPTVGVFAKATARDSPRSATERSGTGIRSESETESEAPDATVPAGGPAGPQAPRPGEDYGKGVVFYLRDKVVVGILLWNVFNRMPVARKIIKDGEEHEDLNEVAKLFSIHED from the exons ATGTCCATGTTCCCCAGGCTGGCGGCCTTggtgcgggccgggcccgggcccgccggacAGCGGGGCCGCCCTGCAG GCCCCTCGTGGCGGCGATGGAACGGTCCCCTCGAACTCACCCCCGCCTCACAGATGTCCACCTCCGGTCCGCCCGGGGGCCGCGTCAATAGTTCCGGGCTCTTCCTCTTCGTGGGCCTGTCGGCCCTGGGAGCCGGCGCTTAC gcctACAGGACGGTGAAAGAAGACCAGAGGAGATACGAGGAGCGGCTGGCGGGACTCGGCCGGACCCCGGAGGAaaagcgggcggcggcggcggccg GCAGGCCCGGAGCGGCGGGGCCCCCGGTCCCGGCACCAGCTCACGCTCCCTTCCTGCTCATCGGGGGCGGCACCGCGGCCTTCGCCGCCGCCAGGTCCATCCGGGCCCGGGATCCCGGGGCCAGG gTCCTCATCGTGTCCGAGGACCCCGACCTGCCCTATATGCGGCCCCCGCTGTCCAAGGAGCTGTGGTTCTCCGACGACCCCCACGTCACCGAAACGCTGCGCTTCAAACAGTGGAACGGAAAGGAGCGGAG TATCTATTTCCAGCCGCCTTCTTTCTACGTTTCGGCCCAGGACCTGCCGCACACGGAGAATGGCGGTGTGGCCGTCCTCTCCGGCAGGAAG GTCGTGCAGCTCGACGTGCGAGCCAACGTGGCCAAGCTCAGCGACGGCGCCCAGATCTCCTACGAAAAGTGTCTGATCGCGACCG ggggcaCGCCCAGGAACCTGCCGGCCATCAGCAGGGCCGGGCCCGACGTGAAGAAGAGGACGACGCTCTTCAGGAAG ATCGAGGACTTCCGCGCCCTAGAGAAGATCTCCCGGGAGGGGAAGTCCGTTGCCGTCATCGGGGGCGGCTTCTTGGGCAGCGAACTGGCCTGCGCCCTGGGCCGCAAAG cccGGGCTTCCCGCTCGGCGGCCGAAGTCGTCCAGGTCTTCCCCGAGAGCGGAAACATGGGCAAGATCCTGCCGGGATACCTCAGCGACTGGACGACCGATAGGGTCCGGCAAG AGGGGGTCAAGGTGCTGACCGGGGCCGTGGTGCAGGCCGTGAACTTCCGAGGCGGCAAGGTCGTCGTCGAGCTGAAAGACGGCCGCAAG GTGGAGACGGACCACATCGTGGCCGCCGTCGGCCTGGAGCCCAACGTGGAGCTGGCCAAGTCGGGGGGCCTGGAGGTGGATTCGGATTTCGGCGGCTTCCGGGTGAACGCGGAGCTGCAGGCCCGCTCCAACATCTGGGTG GCCGGTGACGCCGCCTGCTTCTACGACCTGAAGCTGGGCCGGAGGCGCGTGGAGCACCACGACCACGCCGTCGTCAGCGGGCGACTGGCGGGAGAGAACATGACGGGAGCCGCCAAGCCCTACTGGCACCAGTCCATGTTCTG gagcGACCTGGGCCCCGACGTCGGCTACGAAGCCATCGGCCTCGTGGACAGTAGCCTGCCCACGGTGGGGGTCTTCGCCAAAGCCACCGCCAGAGACAGCCCGCGGTCCGCCACGGAACGGTCAG gGACGGGCATCCGCTCGGAGAGCGAGACCGAGTCGGAGGCCCCCGACGCGACCGTCcccgccgggggcccggccggcccccaggccccccgGCCGGGAGAGGACTACGGCAAGGGCGTCGTCTTCTACCTCAGAGATAAAGTGGTCGTGGGCATCCTGCTCTGGAACGTCTTCAACCGGATGCCCGTCGCCCGGAAG ATCATCAAGGACGGCGAGGAGCACGAGGACCTCAATGAGGTGGCCAAGCTCTTCAGCATCCACGAAGACTGA
- the AIFM1 gene encoding apoptosis-inducing factor 1, mitochondrial isoform X2 — MGKILPGYLSDWTTDRVRQEGVKVLTGAVVQAVNFRGGKVVVELKDGRKVETDHIVAAVGLEPNVELAKSGGLEVDSDFGGFRVNAELQARSNIWVAGDAACFYDLKLGRRRVEHHDHAVVSGRLAGENMTGAAKPYWHQSMFWSDLGPDVGYEAIGLVDSSLPTVGVFAKATARDSPRSATERSGTGIRSESETESEAPDATVPAGGPAGPQAPRPGEDYGKGVVFYLRDKVVVGILLWNVFNRMPVARKIIKDGEEHEDLNEVAKLFSIHED, encoded by the exons ATGGGCAAGATCCTGCCGGGATACCTCAGCGACTGGACGACCGATAGGGTCCGGCAAG AGGGGGTCAAGGTGCTGACCGGGGCCGTGGTGCAGGCCGTGAACTTCCGAGGCGGCAAGGTCGTCGTCGAGCTGAAAGACGGCCGCAAG GTGGAGACGGACCACATCGTGGCCGCCGTCGGCCTGGAGCCCAACGTGGAGCTGGCCAAGTCGGGGGGCCTGGAGGTGGATTCGGATTTCGGCGGCTTCCGGGTGAACGCGGAGCTGCAGGCCCGCTCCAACATCTGGGTG GCCGGTGACGCCGCCTGCTTCTACGACCTGAAGCTGGGCCGGAGGCGCGTGGAGCACCACGACCACGCCGTCGTCAGCGGGCGACTGGCGGGAGAGAACATGACGGGAGCCGCCAAGCCCTACTGGCACCAGTCCATGTTCTG gagcGACCTGGGCCCCGACGTCGGCTACGAAGCCATCGGCCTCGTGGACAGTAGCCTGCCCACGGTGGGGGTCTTCGCCAAAGCCACCGCCAGAGACAGCCCGCGGTCCGCCACGGAACGGTCAG gGACGGGCATCCGCTCGGAGAGCGAGACCGAGTCGGAGGCCCCCGACGCGACCGTCcccgccgggggcccggccggcccccaggccccccgGCCGGGAGAGGACTACGGCAAGGGCGTCGTCTTCTACCTCAGAGATAAAGTGGTCGTGGGCATCCTGCTCTGGAACGTCTTCAACCGGATGCCCGTCGCCCGGAAG ATCATCAAGGACGGCGAGGAGCACGAGGACCTCAATGAGGTGGCCAAGCTCTTCAGCATCCACGAAGACTGA
- the MARS2 gene encoding methionine--tRNA ligase, mitochondrial, protein MLRAAPRRLLLPRGGPPPPPPRRRRACITTPIFYVNAAPHIGHLYSALLADALARHRRLRDAVPVLLSTGTDEHGLKIQQAAADSGLSPPDFCQRNSARFRRLFEEADVSFGDFVRTSEGRHRRAVEHFWARLAERDLLYKGRYRGWYCTADEAFVPQDRVAWRPDPSGDSVPVSLDSGHPVHWTEEENYMFRLSRFRDPLLRWLRDDPAAVAPEPFRRHVLRWLREELPDLSVSRERSRLHWGIPVPGDPTQTVYVWLDALVSYLTVTGYPGPGAADTCHVLGKDILRFHAVYWPALLLAAGLPPPRRIRVHSHWTVGGRKMSKSLGNAVDPGACLERFTVDGFRYFLLRRGVPGRDGDFSPEKAEGLVNAELADALGGLLNRCTAPALNPAGTFPRFRPARFAARARPEDRALVEAVAALPGLVAAHFDDFRVYRALEAVADCVRQANGFVQRHAPWRLGRDHPDEGPWADTVLHVALESLRVFGTLLQPVVPATAHRLLSRLGVAPAERGLGAVDFLPGSRGRPCPFEGRGLGPDTGVLFPRLGGAGGRRARDPGR, encoded by the exons ATGCTGCGGGCGGCGCCGAGGCGCCTCCTCCTCCCGCggggggggccgccgccgcctcctccgcgccGCCGCCGGGCTTGCATCACGACGCCCATCTTCTACGTGAACGCGGCCCCGCACATCGGACACCTCTACTCCGCCCTGCTGGCCGACGCCCTCGCCCGCCACCGCCGCCTgcgggacgccgtccccgtcctgcTCTCCACCG GGACGGACGAGCACGGGCTGAAGATCCAGCAGGCGGCGGCGGACTCGGGCCTGTCCCCGCCGGACTTCTGCCAGCGGAACTCGGCCCGGTTCCGGCGGCTGTTCGAGGAGGCGGACGTCTCCTTCGGGGACTTCGTGCGCACCAGCGAGGGGCGGCACCGGCGGGCCGTCGAGCACTTCTGGGCCCGGCTGGCCGAGCGCGACCTCCTCTACAAGGGCCGTTACCGGGGCTGGTACTGCACGGCCGACGAGGCCTTCGTCCCCCAGGACCGCGTCGCCTGGCGTCCGGACCCGTCCGGAGACAGCGTCCCCGTCTCCCTGGACAGCGGCCACCCG GTGCACTGGACGGAGGAGGAGAACTACATGTTCCGGCTGTCGCGGTTCCGCGACCCCCTCCTGCGCTGGCTCCGCGACGACCCCGCCGCCGTGGCGCCCGAGCCCTTCCGCCGCCACGTCCTCCGCTGGCTGCGGGAGGAGCTGCCGGACCTGTCGGTGTCCCGGGAACGCAGCCGCCTGCACTGGGGGATCCCCGTGCCCGGGGACCCCACCCAGACGGTCTACGTGTGGCTGGACGCCCTGGTCAGCTACCTGACGGTGACGGGCTACCCCGGCCCGGGCGCCGCCGACACCTGCCACGTGCTGGGCAAGGACATCCTGCGGTTCCACGCCGTCTACTGGCCCGCCCTGCTGCTGGCCGCCGGGCTGCCCCCGCCGCGGAGGATCCGCGTCCACTCCCACTGGACCGTCGGGGGCCGCAAGATGTCCAAGAGCCTGGGGAACGCGGTGGACCCCGGGGCCTGCCTGGAGCGCTTCACGGTGGACGGCTTCCGCTACTTCCTCCTGCGCCGGGGCGTGCCCGGCCGGGACGGGGACTTCTCCCCCGAGAAGGCCGAGGGGCTGGTCAACGCGGAGCTGGCGGACGCCCTGGGCGGCCTCCTCAACCGCTGCACGGCCCCGGCCCTCAACCCCGCGGGGACCTTCCCCCGCTTCCGGCCCGCCCGCTtcgccgcccgggcccggcccgaggaCCGCGCCCTGGTGGAGGCGGTGgccgccctccccggcctggTGGCCGCCCACTTCGACGACTTCCGCGTCTACAGGGCCCTGGAGGCGGTGGCCGACTGCGTCCGGCAGGCCAACGGCTTCGTCCAGCGCCACGCCCCGTGGAGGCTGGGCCGGGACCACCCGGACGAGGGGCCCTGGGCGGACACCGTCCTCCACGTGGCCCTGGAGAGCCTCAGGGTCTTCGGGACCCTCCTGCAGCCGGTGGTGCCCGCCACGGCCCACCGCCTGCTCTCCCGGCTGGGCGTCGCGCCCGCCGAGAGGGGCCTGGGCGCCGTCGACTTCCTGCCCGGCAGCCGCGGGCGGCCCTGCCCCttcgaggggagggggctgggcccggACACGGGGGTCTTGTTCCCCAGgctgggcggggccggcggccggcgggcccgggaccccggccGGTAG